In the genome of Chloroflexota bacterium, one region contains:
- the ftsH gene encoding ATP-dependent zinc metalloprotease FtsH: protein MGQGSMRNGLLYLMLLVIIAVFLFSTLQQGREEVNELPISQVAADIQDGKIEKITEKDGELEILFSGGDEAEIASSRIEPNAGLVETLNTLGVSDQDLAQVALEFQGSTAWENWAPILGAFLPIILIGAFFFFILRQAQGAGNQAFAFGKSKARMFTGDKPTVTFDDVAGAEESKEQLQEVVEFLKEPQKFAALGARIPKGVLLVGPPGTGKTLMAKAVSGEAGVPFFSISGSEFVEMFVGVGASRVRDLFEQAKRNSPCIIFIDEIDAVGRHRGAGLGGSHDEREQTLNQILVEMDGFDTDTNVIIIAATNRPDILDPALLRPGRFDRRVIMDRPDVRGREAILLVHMQGKPLAEDVDLEVLARATPGFVGADLENMVNEGAILAARRNQRHIGMNDLTEAIERVAIGPERKGRVMSDDQKQVIAYHEAGHALVQHKLLHTTPVLKVTIVGRGMAGGYMWPLGKDNMLRSRTEMEEEISVALAGRAAEEIVFGQVTTGASNDLEQVTSIARRMVTMLGMSDRIGPLTYGKKEEMVFLGRELGEERNYSDQIAEEIDREVQRIVADAYDRTKEIVTNYRDLLNKIADQLIEVETLDQSAFRNLVST, encoded by the coding sequence ATGGGCCAAGGTTCCATGCGGAATGGTTTGCTTTATCTGATGTTGCTGGTCATCATCGCCGTATTCCTGTTCAGTACGCTGCAACAGGGACGGGAGGAGGTGAATGAGTTACCGATCAGCCAGGTAGCAGCCGATATCCAGGATGGCAAAATTGAAAAGATAACTGAAAAAGATGGCGAGCTCGAAATCCTTTTTTCAGGCGGCGACGAGGCTGAGATCGCAAGCTCAAGGATCGAGCCCAACGCCGGTCTTGTAGAGACCTTGAACACACTGGGCGTATCTGACCAGGACCTGGCGCAGGTGGCGCTGGAATTTCAGGGCAGTACCGCCTGGGAGAATTGGGCGCCAATCCTGGGGGCCTTTCTTCCGATCATTCTGATCGGTGCCTTTTTCTTCTTCATCTTGCGGCAGGCACAAGGTGCAGGAAACCAGGCTTTTGCCTTTGGCAAGAGCAAGGCGCGCATGTTCACCGGTGACAAGCCCACCGTCACCTTCGACGATGTGGCCGGCGCCGAGGAATCGAAAGAGCAACTGCAAGAGGTTGTCGAGTTTCTCAAGGAACCACAGAAGTTCGCTGCCCTCGGTGCCCGCATCCCCAAGGGTGTGCTTCTGGTCGGCCCTCCCGGTACCGGCAAGACCCTCATGGCCAAAGCCGTCTCCGGTGAAGCTGGGGTGCCCTTCTTCTCCATCTCTGGTTCCGAGTTCGTCGAGATGTTCGTCGGCGTGGGTGCCAGCCGTGTGCGGGACCTCTTCGAACAGGCCAAGCGCAACTCGCCCTGCATCATCTTCATCGACGAGATCGATGCCGTGGGCCGCCACCGCGGCGCCGGGCTGGGCGGCAGCCATGATGAGCGGGAGCAGACACTGAACCAGATCCTGGTGGAGATGGACGGCTTTGACACCGATACCAATGTGATCATCATTGCCGCCACCAACCGGCCTGATATTCTGGATCCTGCCTTGCTGCGCCCCGGCCGTTTCGACCGCCGGGTCATTATGGACCGGCCAGATGTCAGGGGGCGGGAAGCCATACTCCTGGTACACATGCAAGGCAAGCCGTTGGCCGAGGATGTCGACCTGGAGGTGCTTGCCAGAGCAACCCCTGGTTTCGTCGGCGCAGACCTCGAGAACATGGTCAACGAGGGCGCAATCCTTGCCGCTCGCCGAAACCAACGCCACATCGGCATGAACGATCTCACCGAAGCGATCGAAAGAGTCGCCATCGGTCCGGAACGCAAGGGCCGGGTCATGTCCGACGATCAGAAGCAGGTTATTGCCTACCATGAGGCAGGCCATGCCCTGGTTCAGCACAAGCTTCTCCATACAACGCCGGTGCTCAAGGTGACCATTGTGGGGCGTGGCATGGCTGGCGGTTACATGTGGCCGCTCGGTAAGGACAATATGTTGCGCAGCCGTACCGAAATGGAAGAGGAGATCTCGGTTGCTCTGGCTGGCCGGGCCGCCGAGGAGATCGTATTCGGCCAGGTCACAACTGGCGCTTCCAACGATCTCGAACAGGTCACCAGCATCGCTCGACGGATGGTAACCATGCTGGGCATGAGCGATCGCATAGGCCCGTTGACCTACGGTAAGAAAGAAGAGATGGTCTTCCTGGGTCGTGAGCTCGGTGAAGAACGCAATTACAGCGACCAAATTGCCGAGGAAATCGATCGAGAGGTCCAGCGCATCGTGGCGGATGCCTATGATCGTACAAAAGAGATCGTCACCAATTACCGCGATCTCCTCAATAAGATCGCTGACCAACTGATCGAGGTCGAAACCCTGGACCAGTCCGCCTTTCGAAACCTGGTCTCCACCTGA